In Hippoglossus stenolepis isolate QCI-W04-F060 chromosome 20, HSTE1.2, whole genome shotgun sequence, the following are encoded in one genomic region:
- the dynlt1b gene encoding dynein light chain Tctex-type 1 isoform X1, whose product MDEYQTEEETTFVVDEVSKVIKESVEAAIGGNTYQHSRVNQWTTGVVEQCLSQLSKLGKPFKYIVTCIIMQKNGAGLQTASACFWDNSTDGSCAVRWENKSMYCIVSVFGLAI is encoded by the exons ATGGACGAGTatcagacagaagaggag ACCACGTTCGTGGTTGATGAAGTGAGCAAAGTTATTAAAGAG TCAGTGGAAGCAGCCATAGGAGGAAATACCTACCAGCACAGCAGAGTGAACCAGTGGACCACCGGTGTGGTGGAGCAGTGCCTCAGTCAACTCAGCAAGCTGGGAAAGCCTTTCAAGTACATTG TGACCTGTATTATCATGCAGAAAAATGGAGCGGGACTGCAAACAGCCAGCGCCTGCTTCTGGGACAACTCTACTGAtg GAAGCTGTGCAGTGAGATGGGAGAACAAGTCCATGTACTGTATCGTCAGTGTTTTTGGTTTGGCCATCTGA
- the dynlt1b gene encoding dynein light chain Tctex-type 1 isoform X2, with protein MDEYQTEEETTFVVDEVSKVIKESVEAAIGGNTYQHSRVNQWTTGVVEQCLSQLSKLGKPFKYIEKWSGTANSQRLLLGQLY; from the exons ATGGACGAGTatcagacagaagaggag ACCACGTTCGTGGTTGATGAAGTGAGCAAAGTTATTAAAGAG TCAGTGGAAGCAGCCATAGGAGGAAATACCTACCAGCACAGCAGAGTGAACCAGTGGACCACCGGTGTGGTGGAGCAGTGCCTCAGTCAACTCAGCAAGCTGGGAAAGCCTTTCAAGTACATTG AAAAATGGAGCGGGACTGCAAACAGCCAGCGCCTGCTTCTGGGACAACTCTACTGA